TGAGATCCCCCTTGAACGTAGGTAAAAAAGGGCTTCTTCATCCATCTGCCCGATCGTAGCGCCATGGGTGCACTTTACGTCGTCGTTGTATATTTCAAGCTGAGGCTTCGTGTCTATCTGGGCCGTGTCGGAGAGAAGAAGGTTCCTGTTGGTCTGCTTCGCGTCTGTCTTCTCGGCGCCTTCGTGAACCAGTATCCTTCCGTGAAAAACCCCCTTTGAGCGACCATCAAGTACGCCGTTATAGAACTGGCGGCTGTCGCAATGAGGACTCGCGTGCTCAACCCGCATGAAGTTATCCATGTGCTGGCGTCCCTCGGATATGAAAAGGCCGTAAATGTCGGAGTTGCATCCTTCTCCGGCCAAAACGGGATGAACATTGTTCCTCACTACGGCCCCCCCGCAGAGAACCGAGTGAGAAGCGATGTTGCTGTTTTTCTGCTGATTTACCCTAAGTGTGGAGAAATTAAACGCCTTCTGGCTTTCAAACTCAAGTCTGTAGTGCTCAAGATTCGCGTTTTCTCCGCAGACAACTTCCGTGACCACGTTTGAGAAATAGACGCTCTGGGATGCCGACACGTAATGTTCTATTACCTTGGCGACCGAACTTTGCCCGACTATGATGAGATTTCTCGGATTTATGAACAAAGGACGGCCTTCATCTGTCGATACGTGAAGAACGTGTACGGGTTGTTCGAAGACGGTTCCGTCGGGAACGTAAACAAACACTCCGTCTTCAAAATAGGATGTGTTAAGGGAAATAAATGCGTCTTTTTCATAATCTGCGTATCTCGCCAAGTGGTCCTTCACAAGAT
The sequence above is a segment of the Candidatus Dadabacteria bacterium genome. Coding sequences within it:
- the sufD gene encoding Fe-S cluster assembly protein SufD, whose amino-acid sequence is MAIVFDGTRESYVERLSEFLDSEQKNAPEWVNTLRREAISGFAELGFPTLSDEEWRFTNLEALRRGSFSIAENGISGVSKKSVDSYGFPGLDCPRLVFVNGRFAPSLSDTVDAGKGILVKSLSEAISEQGDLVKDHLARYADYEKDAFISLNTSYFEDGVFVYVPDGTVFEQPVHVLHVSTDEGRPLFINPRNLIIVGQSSVAKVIEHYVSASQSVYFSNVVTEVVCGENANLEHYRLEFESQKAFNFSTLRVNQQKNSNIASHSVLCGGAVVRNNVHPVLAGEGCNSDIYGLFISEGRQHMDNFMRVEHASPHCDSRQFYNGVLDGRSKGVFHGRILVHEGAEKTDAKQTNRNLLLSDTAQIDTKPQLEIYNDDVKCTHGATIGQMDEEALFYLRSRGISARQAKIIMLQAFTGETLEHMSIDSVREALESVVMKWFEQRLENAKGR